The following are encoded together in the Argopecten irradians isolate NY chromosome 5, Ai_NY, whole genome shotgun sequence genome:
- the LOC138322790 gene encoding QRFP-like peptide receptor isoform X1, with amino-acid sequence MSFAGIGNRTCVPGEPVQPSPHLLAMLKYVDAPPLPVKPTWEISLKILFYVLSFVVDVVGNVIVILIIYLNKRMRSTTNILILNLAISDIMVGLFCMWVHLGNQINANWPFGPFICKASTFTQVFAVTSSILTLTVISIERFFAIVFPLWGKMTQCTMGTSIAVSWLVSAAIAAPQLFVRKVIRYEFRNRDEVFCTEIWPKFYKNAACVSHEPGKMTYYVIEGIVMYVIPVVIMIGAYTVIAIKLLLRKAPGNNMRSNSSSQDRTRKKVIKMLVVVLVVFVLCWTPQQYFLLWEVFRSHTTKTSKIVPTIKYIAVYFAYLNSAINPILYAGFNENFRRGFTEAFKCSLWRKKNRVTPGPAERSVVTAFDASKGGGDSSAGVTLHSHA; translated from the exons ATGAGTTTTGCAGGCATTGGCAACAGGACTTGTGTTCCCGGTGAGCCGGTCCAACCTTCGCCACATCTACTAGCCATGCTAAAGTACGTAGATGCACCGCCGCTTCCTGTGAAGCCTACCTGGGAAATATCACTAAAAATTCTGTTTTATGTTTTGTCGTTCGTGGTGGACGTGGTGGGAAATGTGATTGTTATTCTCATTATATACCTGAACAAACGGATGAGGTCTACTACAAACATTCTCATCCTTAACCTGGCTATATCTGATATCATGGTAGGCCTGTTCTGTATGTGGGTCCACCTTGGTAACCAAATCAATGCTAACTGGCCATTCGGACCATTTATTTGCAAGGCTAGCACTTTTACGCAAG TGTTCGCTGTTACCTCGAGTATACTGACATTGACGGTGATTTCAATAGAGCGATTCTTCGCTATTGTGTTTCCATTGTGGGGTAAGATGACCCAGTGTACCATGGGGACGTCTATAGCGGTATCCTGGCTAGTCTCGGCCGCAATAGCAGCACCACAACTGTTTGTGAGGAAAGTCATAAGGTATGAATTCAGGAACAGAGATGAAGTTTTCTGTACCGAAATTTGGCCCAAATTTTACAAGAACGCTGCGTGCGTGTCGCACGAGCCTGGCAAGATGACGTATTATGTAATAGAAGGCATTGTTATGTACGTCATTCCAGTCGTCATAATGATCGGCGCCTACACCGTCATCGCGATCAAACTGCTGCTGAGAAAGGCGCCCGGAAATAACATGCGCTCAAACTCTTCGTCACAAGACAGGACACGTAAGAAG GTAATCAAGATGCTGGTGGTCGTACTGGTGGTTTTTGTGCTGTGCTGGACTCCACAGCAGTACTTCCTTCTGTGGGAGGTGTTCAGGTCACACACCACAAAG ACGTCGAAGATCGTGCCGACTATCAAGTACATAGCTGTGTACTTTGCTTACCTGAACAGCGCCATCAACCCGATTCTGTACGCAGGCTTCAACGAGAACTTCCGGCGAGGGTTTACTGAGGCATTCAAGTGTAGTTTGTGGAGAAAGAAGAACCGAGTGACTCCAG GTCCGGCAGAACGATCTGTTGTTACCGCGTTTGATGCCTCTAAGGGTGGAGGTGACAGCAGCGCAGGGGTGACACTTCACAGCCACGCATAG
- the LOC138322790 gene encoding QRFP-like peptide receptor isoform X2 has translation MSFAGIGNRTCVPGEPVQPSPHLLAMLKYVDAPPLPVKPTWEISLKILFYVLSFVVDVVGNVIVILIIYLNKRMRSTTNILILNLAISDIMVGLFCMWVHLGNQINANWPFGPFICKASTFTQVFAVTSSILTLTVISIERFFAIVFPLWGKMTQCTMGTSIAVSWLVSAAIAAPQLFVRKVIRYEFRNRDEVFCTEIWPKFYKNAACVSHEPGKMTYYVIEGIVMYVIPVVIMIGAYTVIAIKLLLRKAPGNNMRSNSSSQDRTRKKVIKMLVVVLVVFVLCWTPQQYFLLWEVFRSHTTKTSKIVPTIKYIAVYFAYLNSAINPILYAGFNENFRRGFTEAFKCSLWRKKNRVTPAGGLSCTTMSGRTICCYRV, from the exons ATGAGTTTTGCAGGCATTGGCAACAGGACTTGTGTTCCCGGTGAGCCGGTCCAACCTTCGCCACATCTACTAGCCATGCTAAAGTACGTAGATGCACCGCCGCTTCCTGTGAAGCCTACCTGGGAAATATCACTAAAAATTCTGTTTTATGTTTTGTCGTTCGTGGTGGACGTGGTGGGAAATGTGATTGTTATTCTCATTATATACCTGAACAAACGGATGAGGTCTACTACAAACATTCTCATCCTTAACCTGGCTATATCTGATATCATGGTAGGCCTGTTCTGTATGTGGGTCCACCTTGGTAACCAAATCAATGCTAACTGGCCATTCGGACCATTTATTTGCAAGGCTAGCACTTTTACGCAAG TGTTCGCTGTTACCTCGAGTATACTGACATTGACGGTGATTTCAATAGAGCGATTCTTCGCTATTGTGTTTCCATTGTGGGGTAAGATGACCCAGTGTACCATGGGGACGTCTATAGCGGTATCCTGGCTAGTCTCGGCCGCAATAGCAGCACCACAACTGTTTGTGAGGAAAGTCATAAGGTATGAATTCAGGAACAGAGATGAAGTTTTCTGTACCGAAATTTGGCCCAAATTTTACAAGAACGCTGCGTGCGTGTCGCACGAGCCTGGCAAGATGACGTATTATGTAATAGAAGGCATTGTTATGTACGTCATTCCAGTCGTCATAATGATCGGCGCCTACACCGTCATCGCGATCAAACTGCTGCTGAGAAAGGCGCCCGGAAATAACATGCGCTCAAACTCTTCGTCACAAGACAGGACACGTAAGAAG GTAATCAAGATGCTGGTGGTCGTACTGGTGGTTTTTGTGCTGTGCTGGACTCCACAGCAGTACTTCCTTCTGTGGGAGGTGTTCAGGTCACACACCACAAAG ACGTCGAAGATCGTGCCGACTATCAAGTACATAGCTGTGTACTTTGCTTACCTGAACAGCGCCATCAACCCGATTCTGTACGCAGGCTTCAACGAGAACTTCCGGCGAGGGTTTACTGAGGCATTCAAGTGTAGTTTGTGGAGAAAGAAGAACCGAGTGACTCCAG CTGGTGGACTGAGCTGTACAACCAT GTCCGGCAGAACGATCTGTTGTTACCGCGTTTGA
- the LOC138322792 gene encoding uncharacterized protein, producing MAKRPGIFVAVLVLTFLGFFFQVAGLVLPWWFVVNDLVYLGVWYLAFCWGGNIESGNCTAIVFNAADEINQPGSEVGSLWFYVIFQICTTAGVFLMLLCLVGLMFGVCCACCKNKCAYVFCCVGLFLSALLVCPALALFGIAYIYLGSYLVETLSATTFPYSALASGLGCFITFVAAITLAIALCTWNSYMKDDDDDDGYLGTPMTQTGYTGGYGNPGNKQGYDNYGYPNQGYEKRSQPNQYAQPTNMYRPVAAKRY from the exons ATGGCGAAACGGCCTGGAATTTTCGTTGCCGTGCTCGTTTTAACTTTTCTTGGATTTTTCTTCCAAGTAGCAGGACTGGTACTGCCATGGTGGTTCGTGGTGAACGATTTAGTGTATTTGGGAGTGTGGTACCTTGCTTTCTGCTGGGGTGGAAACATTGAATCCGGTAACTGTACGGCCATAGTTTTTAATGCGGCAGACGAGATTAACCAACCAGGGAGCGAAGTCG GCTCACTATGGTTTTATGTCATATTCCAGATCTGCACGACCGCCGGTGTCTTTCTAATGTTACTATGTCTGGTGGGATTAATGTTTGGTGTATGTTGTGCATGCTGCAAAAACAAGTGTGCATACGTCTTCTGCTGTGTGGGTCTGTTTCTGTCGG CCCTTCTGGTTTGTCCAGCCCTGGCACTGTTTGGCATAGCATATATATACCTTGGTAGCTACCTGGTGGAGACTTTGTCAGCCACGACCTTCCCCTATTCGGCCTTAGCGTCCGGTCTCGGATGTTTCATCACGTTTGTGGCGGCCATCACACTTGCCATAGCACTGTGTACATGGAACTCATACATGAAagacgatgatgatgacgacggtTACCTGGGCACACCGATGACCCAGACAGGGTACACGGGTGGCTATGGTAACCCAGGTAACAAACAGGGATATGATAACTATGGTTACCCGAATCAAGGCTACGAAAAGAGATCCCAACCGAATCAGTACGCGCAGCCCACTAACATGTACAGACCGGTGGCAGCAAAGAGATACTGA
- the LOC138322791 gene encoding uncharacterized protein, with product MASWPGILLAAATLTFIGLFFQVAGFVLPWWFVIGDGAYIGIWYLLDCKSGIAAVRNCSVYSYREHSSIADYNATAIVSQSYFTGVQVCSTVALGLLLFVALGFICGGCDSCRAKAGYAWGCIFLFISGILVLISLGLFAWIYVDTHVNLPSYNLDGRSFPWGVVASGLGALFALFAAIVLAVLLCRWEYHMYDDDEDDYYDRGHRQVPLSQIDHKRGYDRTGYHNYAYPTSRSEYEKPQPQYYYGSSQRPSQPSSHSPQYVQASSPYRQTANMYRPIAASTRRDRY from the exons ATGGCCAGCTGGCCGGGGATATTACTGGCAGCAGCCACTTTAACTTTCATTGGATTGTTTTTTCAAGTAGCAGGTTTTGTCCTGCCGTGGTGGTTTGTGATTGGAGACGGAGCGTATATCGGAATATGGTACCTGTTGGACTGTAAAAGTGGCATCGCAGCCGTCCGAAACTGTTCAGTTTACAGCTACAGGGAACACAGTAGCATCGCTGATTACAACGCCACCGCCATAG tATCGCAGAGCTACTTCACGGGTGTACAGGTGTGTAGTACCGTGGCCCTGGGCCTTCTCCTGTTCGTAGCACTAGGCTTTATCTGTGGAGGCTGTGATTCCTGTAGAGCCAAAGCCGGCTATGCCTGGGGATGTATTTTCCTTTTTATCTCAG GGATACTGGTGCTGATTTCCCTGGGTCTCTTTGCATGGATCTATGTCGATACTCACGTAAACCTGCCGAGCTACAACTTAGACGGACGGTCATTTCCCTGGGGAGTTGTGGCGTCTGGCCTTGGGGCTCTGTTTGCTCTCTTCGCCGCAATTGTACTGGCTGTATTATTGTGTAGATGGGAATACCACATGTATGACGACGACGAAGATGATTATTACGATCGCGGACATAGACAAGTACCTTTGTCACAGATTGATCATAAACGTGGTTACGATCGCACAGGATACCACAATTATGCATACCCGACATCTCGTAGCGAATACGAGAAGCCCCAACCCCAATACTACTATGGTAGCTCACAGCGGCCCAGTCAGCCATCCAGTCACTCTCCACAGTACGTACAGGCCTCCAGTCCGTACCGACAGACCGCCAACATGTACAGACCTATAGCTGCCTCGACTAGACGAGACCGGTACTGA